From Daucus carota subsp. sativus chromosome 6, DH1 v3.0, whole genome shotgun sequence:
tttggATTCTTTTATACACTACTTGATATTGGTTCAGTTGGAGTTGTTTTGAAAAACCACAAGTTTCATTCTTGTTAAGATCTTAAAGTGGCTGATGCAGTCTGCACAAGTTAGTGTTGGAAACTACTTTGGAAGTGCACAAGTTTGAACATTTAGGATTAGATACAACTTTGGATTCTAAAATTTTggaattttatatgtattagaaTGGAACTAGAGTCACCTGCAAGTGAAGGTATAATAATATTCTTCTTGTTGATTAAACGTAGGTTCGTTACATATGATGATTCTATCTTTGGAAGTCATAAGTACTCAGATGCATTTATTCTGATTTCAACACTTCTCTAGTCTGCAAACTGTTCACATCTTAAGCTTCCGTTTGCATTAGTTGTTTCCTTTCAAAGGTTAAGATTTGTAAACTTAAGTGTCCAACCAAGTACTTTTGGTTTGGATTCCAGCTTTAGAATATTTGCTTTGTTCTCATATGCAGGCTAATAGCCTAATATGCACATGGCCCTTCCTGCAGATCTACAGTTTCTCATTAATTTAAGAACTAGTTGGTGTATATTGCATAGAATATACATTATTCATCAATTTCATGCCCTGATTATATTTGTAAGCATCCAAAGATTTTGTTGATAATCTATGAAAATGTAAACCCCAGTGCATATATAAAAGGTAAGAAATTCACTTAAAGTTGAGTTTAACTCCCTTTTATCCGATTCATTCATTTGGAAATGGAATTATTGAAGTGTCACCAAAAGTTACTAACTAATATTGGACATATTGATGCACTTGAAGGTTTGTCAGTGATTCTTCCGGTGTctcatcatattttaaattcttcAGATCACTTCTCATGTTGGTCCTCTCAGAAGAATAAAAGGAAGATCAATGCATGACTAAAAAGTACTGTTAGGAAGAAGTCACTTTCAATGCAatctagcaaaaaaaaaaaagactctACCTTCATAGTTTGCTATTTACAGCTACTGAATCTTCTGTTGACACTGGATGAGGCAAGTTCTTGAACCAAGCTCACTCCTCCGCTTACATGTGCTTAGTTTGGGAATAAGAGAATAAGCACTTGGATTTCAAGTACATAAAACACACAAGTACATAGCGTAAGAGAAATTTTTGTAGTACAAAGTTAATTATGTGATACACACTTCGATCTCAGTATGATGTATTTTTGGAGTTGGGTATTGATTAGTAGTTCTTCTTTAGCAATAATTTTGTCGTTTTGATAAGATTGGAACAATACAAAGAGTATTAGGATGTCATGCACAAATCGGGAAAtggtctaaatttttatttagcaaaaagtaAAAGCATACAAGTTTCTTGTGTTTGAAATATTCCCCCATGTTATGAATGCCACTTGTTATCTAAGCACATTGATTTCGGGCTATAGGAAATAGCAATTATCAGCCAGCAGTCATACTGATTATATAAGGATGTTAATTAGAAATGCTACATATGTATTGTTGTCATATTATACGGGGTTCTtgcaatcaaaatataaaaaatttccaTATTATTTATGTgcataaaatgaaaagaaaaaataaaaaacaccaAAAAATGCCTGCACTGTTCAGTGGGCTCTCTGTTCTTCTATTTCGAGGGAAAAATAAAGTCTTTTTAGAATGTTGACATATACTATTAGTTAGAAGTATGATGGATGTTTTCATGCAGATGTGTCTTCTTATTTTTATTGGAACAAATGGCGAGACCTACTTCAACACAGCAGCACTAGTCTCGTGTGTGCAAAACTTCCCCAAAAGCCGTGGTCCTGTAGTGGGTATATTAAAGGGATTTGCTGGGTTGAGTGGTGCTATACTGTCTCAGGTTTACGTTTTAATCAACTCCCCTGACAGTGCATCACTTATATTTATGGTGGCAGTTGGGCCGGCAATGGTGGTTATTTCTCTTATGTTCATAGTCCGGCCTGTAGGAGGTCACAGACAAGTCCGATCGTCGGATGGTGCAAGTTCTTCATTTATCTACTGTGTATGCCTTATCTTGGCTGCTTATTTGATGGGGGTCATGCTTGTAGAAGATCTAATTGATTTGAACCACAATGTGATCGTGATTTTCACAATAATTCTGTTCATTATTATAATTGTTCCAATTGTGATCCCTATATGGCTACTGTTTACCCAAGAGCCAGAAGATCAAGCACATGAGGCTCTTTTAGCTGAGACAAGGACAGAAGAACCCGTCATAACTGGACATGATgctaatgaaattatatttagtgaGGTCGAAGATGAGAAGCCTAGGGGAGTAGATTTGCTTCCCGCTACAGAGAGGCAAAAAAGAATTGCTCAGCTACAATCGAAATTAGCTCAAGCAGCTGCAGAAGGTGCAGTGAGGGTCAAGAGCAGAAGGGGTCCACATAGAGGGGAAGACTTCACTTTGATGCAGGCTTTGATCAAGGCAGACTTTTGGCTTATTTTTTTCTCACTGTTACTTGGATCAGGATCAGGGTTGACTGTGATTGATAATTTGGGGCAAATGAGCCAGTCCATTGGTTATAATAACACACATATTTTTGTTTCATTGATAAGTATTTGGAACTTTCTAGGTCGTGTTGGTGGAGGATACTTTTCAGAAATAATTGTCAAGTAAGATATATCTTAATACTTATTCCTTCTAGATGTTCAATTATGTTTGATGCTTCATGTTTGTCTCTTTATTCCCCTTTTCTAATGCAACCATAATGTTTTTGAGCAGGGATTATGCTTATCCAAGACATTTGGCCATGGCTGTTGCTCAATTTATAATGGCGTTTGGTCACTTATTCATGGCCATGGGCTGGCCTGGGGAGATGTATGTTGGTACACTTTTAATTGGGCTTGGCTATGGAGCTCACTGGGCAATTGTCCCAGCTGCTGCCTCGGAGTTATTTGGTTTAAAAAAGTTCGGGGCATTGTATAATTTTCTTACTCTTGCAAACCCTGCTGGTACTCTAATCCTGTCAAGTCTACTTGCAAGCAGTATATATGACAGTGAAGCAGCAAAGCAAGCCCAACAGTTTCCAATCACTTCTGGTGATGATGAACCACCGCGGTGTTATGGTGTTGTCTGCTTCAGCTTGACTTTGTACATAATGTCTGCCCTATGCATTGTTGCAGTTATTCTAAGCCTGACTCTTGTCTACCGAACTAGGGTGGTCTATGCCCATCTGTATGGAAAATCTCGCACTTGAGTGGCTGAAAGAGAAACAAATGGAGTTCATGCATTTATAAGAATTTTAGTTGTATACTTTGTGGAAGTTTCAAGAGCTAGCTCCTTGTCAGAAATTATAGATGCTACTACTCCAGAAGGCTATCAGATAGCGAGAACCTAAAAACTCTTGGCATTGTTTTCAGCCGTCAGCGGGCTATGTTGGGCCAGGTGAAGTAAGATTTTCTCTTCAATCTGCTGTTTTCTTTCTCGTGGTCTTGCTGAAGTAAGATGGTCTGTTTTGTCTTCTGTTCTTATGTTCCAATTAGCAGGGGTGTCAATCTCAGGCCGTATTCTCAAAGGCTCGATATCTTGTCATTCTAAAACTGGCTCAAGTttgatacaaaaaattatatggcTTGAAAGAATAAACATTTTGATAGTCGGAGTAATTTTCTGGTCTTCCGAATCAGTTGAATCCGTTTCTGTCATAGTTTGTTActattatatttgttattgtGTTGATTATGAGTTTGGTTCGAGTCCTGTTTGTCGAGTGTAGGACAtgttctttgatttttttttttaaaagttttgtaTTGTTGTTTGATCATTCAAGATTCAAGATGTACCACCGGATCACGAATGAATAGAAGAGCATAAATATTTGCTTCCTACCTTCCTCTCATTTGAGACTGGTAGTAACATGTGTCTTGCAAGTTATTTTATTGCAACATTACAAGAGGTTGCTGCCCCGAGGGTGCCCTCAGCTAACACAGTTAACATCCCAAGGTTAAAGGACTATAgtaaattagggttttttttttaaatgtagaGAGTTGGGTCTTATATATACAAAactttcatcaatattttatattgtatgttGTTATAACCTGGGAAGTACAATCCATGAAagttataatattgtttttttaagattttttttttaaaatatccaagttacaaatattattgttaaaaatacGGTGCAACTTCATTGGCAATCTGGGACCATTTCGTATACCTCCTGTGAACATAACTCCCAATTCAGCAGGTATGCTTTAGACGATGCAAACAACTATAAATGTAGTCTGCAGAACTTTGCCTCGTCTCGTCTGGCAAGCTTCTGAAGACTTTTCATATTTCATTGCCTTGGCAGCAGCTATAAAATATCTGGTCACTTGCTCGAGGGTGAACTCAATTATAAACAGTTCTGTTTGAATTTTTTGCCTGGCTTAACTACGTATCCCCTTTCTAGTGTAATAGCTGGAAAAGGCATTCCATATTTTACTTAACTCCTTTTAAACTAATTAGAGCAACCTATAAAAAAGCCAGACTTGCCTGTTACTTCACACCTCCAACAGAGTAGAGTTCGAGCTTAGCACAGCAGAGATCATATATTGCCGGTTCACAATAAGgttcatctccatttgtaaaTCATAAATACATCCAGCATTTCcccagaaaaggaattatagtCTAAACAGAATACACAGAAAGTATCAACAAAAAGATACACACTGACAgcggaatttttttttcatatgacCACCAAACAGCCATTGTATCTATCAAAGTAACCATGTAGTTTGCTAAACGAGCAAGGAAGTCGAAAGAATGATAACATCAACTGGTTGGCTGCCTTGGCCTATAAACAGGTGTCACTCTCCTTCGAACAATATCCTGGATCTCTTCTAGAGACAAAAGTGACATCTCACTATCAAAATTGTTCATCTCCATCTGCTGATGCAACTGcaagcaaaatatatatttattatataacaaggagaaacaaaaagagaaaaagCTGAATTGCTTTTCATGAATATTAAACAAGGATTTATATAAATGATGCTActaaacataattaaatttactcaTAAGCTTGTGTGCTGGATTACTGGTAAATAAAATGCTTCCTACCAGTCTATTAATGCAAATGAGTAAATATATGGAGATAATTCTGgctttaatataataatttttagatgATACTGACGCTTAAACCTATTTAAGTTTGCCCTTACCTTCTCAAGAATTAGAGACTGGTCGTCTAGATGATAGTTCCGGATCTGCTTAAGCATTTCCAGTTGCTGCAACAAGGTTCAACAAATACTTTTCATATAATTAGCTTTGTTACAGACCTTTGAAACTTTTCTAGAATAAATGATTTGTACCGCTTCTTGTAACTTTTGCTGCAGCTGCAATTTTTCAGCAAATTTATCAGGTCCAAGTTCAGCTTCTTCACATGCTAACTCTTCCCTGACATTCCAATTTAACATCACTGTTCATACTTCATATTTCTGCATAAGTTTATTTCATCTTTATATGTGTTGCGGGTGTGGGTGCACATGCGGATGTGTGGGTGTAATGAATATAAACTGTCTATACTTTCTAAATAATATCTTCATATTTATACCTAATTGACTTATTTGTGTCTTCTCAAGAAATCTTTCAGTTAGTTTTAGGTTAAGATTGTTGGAATTAGTATCCAAGTCACTTATGTAAATGTAGGTATAGGTTTCTAATTCTTGCATCAAAAACCTAAAGCTGGCAAGAAAATTCCGCTATTCAAGGGCATCCGGATTGCAAAACAAGGCTGCCAAAGATGACACCACTGTGCATCAACTAAGTTTTTTCGGCACAGTTGTGCATACATTTTAAGCAGGCATGCAGATCATTGACAGTATTTAACACCACTTTACCAGCTCAGAAATCAGAGTACTTGAGTCGCTCTTGCTAATTTTATATTGTGCCTTAAATTGTATTACCCATGCCAGAATTGTTATCTCAATTAAACTCTCATATAGAATATTAGAAACTAGAATTAGGGAGATCTTGTATTCTTGAGTAATCGAAAGGAAGTTTCGGAACTTGgaaggtgatttcttgaattaaTTCCAGATTATCATTGAGCATGTTTCCTCAAATTCaatttttccagatttttctggGAAACATTGTTTCTACTGGCTTGTTTTGATTAAATGAGTGAAGG
This genomic window contains:
- the LOC108228015 gene encoding protein NUCLEAR FUSION DEFECTIVE 4 isoform X2, whose product is MQSSKKKKDSTFIVCYLQLLNLLLTLDEMCLLIFIGTNGETYFNTAALVSCVQNFPKSRGPVVGILKGFAGLSGAILSQVYVLINSPDSASLIFMVAVGPAMVVISLMFIVRPVGGHRQVRSSDGASSSFIYCVCLILAAYLMGVMLVEDLIDLNHNVIVIFTIILFIIIIVPIVIPIWLLFTQEPEDQAHEALLAETRTEEPVITGHDANEIIFSEVEDEKPRGVDLLPATERQKRIAQLQSKLAQAAAEGAVRVKSRRGPHRGEDFTLMQALIKADFWLIFFSLLLGSGSGLTVIDNLGQMSQSIGYNNTHIFVSLISIWNFLGRVGGGYFSEIIVKDYAYPRHLAMAVAQFIMAFGHLFMAMGWPGEMYVGTLLIGLGYGAHWAIVPAAASELFGLKKFGALYNFLTLANPAGTLILSSLLASSIYDSEAAKQAQQFPITSGDDEPPRCYGVVCFSLTLYIMSALCIVAVILSLTLVYRTRVVYAHLYGKSRT
- the LOC108228015 gene encoding protein NUCLEAR FUSION DEFECTIVE 4 isoform X1, which gives rise to MGQFNDKFIEFFNNRWLVFVAAMWIQSCAGIGYLFGSISPAIKSSLNYNQKQVARLGVAKDLGDSVGFLAGSLCEILPMWAALLVGAAQNFIGYGLVWLVVTGRAPVLPLWAMCLLIFIGTNGETYFNTAALVSCVQNFPKSRGPVVGILKGFAGLSGAILSQVYVLINSPDSASLIFMVAVGPAMVVISLMFIVRPVGGHRQVRSSDGASSSFIYCVCLILAAYLMGVMLVEDLIDLNHNVIVIFTIILFIIIIVPIVIPIWLLFTQEPEDQAHEALLAETRTEEPVITGHDANEIIFSEVEDEKPRGVDLLPATERQKRIAQLQSKLAQAAAEGAVRVKSRRGPHRGEDFTLMQALIKADFWLIFFSLLLGSGSGLTVIDNLGQMSQSIGYNNTHIFVSLISIWNFLGRVGGGYFSEIIVKDYAYPRHLAMAVAQFIMAFGHLFMAMGWPGEMYVGTLLIGLGYGAHWAIVPAAASELFGLKKFGALYNFLTLANPAGTLILSSLLASSIYDSEAAKQAQQFPITSGDDEPPRCYGVVCFSLTLYIMSALCIVAVILSLTLVYRTRVVYAHLYGKSRT
- the LOC108224861 gene encoding uncharacterized protein LOC108224861, which encodes MSGEMLSREQLLELFQRFSLVISQPDVKKRIADAVLDNQEAVAVTTAIQEEILVDMGIEPRFGLACLGKVNMAYENDQDLMIQFYGFVAKEELACEEAELGPDKFAEKLQLQQKLQEAQLEMLKQIRNYHLDDQSLILEKLHQQMEMNNFDSEMSLLSLEEIQDIVRRRVTPVYRPRQPTS